From Etheostoma spectabile isolate EspeVRDwgs_2016 chromosome 8, UIUC_Espe_1.0, whole genome shotgun sequence, a single genomic window includes:
- the LOC116694564 gene encoding probable D-lactate dehydrogenase, mitochondrial isoform X1 — translation MLLGLTPSRRLLSHRRYLLQCRSITSESTARASLDSVLSTFRSICGEDGVSLGEAVRQQHGKDESVHRCCPPDVVVFPRCVEEVSALAKVCNNHRLPIIPFGTGTGLEGGVSAVSGGVCFSLRNMDQVLDVHQEDFDVTVEPGVTRKALNAYLRDTGLWFPVDPGADASLCGMAATSASGTNAVRYGTMRENVLNLEVVLADGNIIHTAGKGRRPRKTSAGYNLTNLFVGSEGTLGIITKTTLRLYGIPEAVVSAVCSFPSVQAAVDSTVQILQAGVPIARIEFLDDVMIDACNRFSSLSYPVTPTLFLEFHGSEQSLEEQVLIAEDITQSNGGSDFQWARDAETRGRLWKARHDAWYAALALRPGCKAYSTDVCVPLSRLPQIIVETKEDLIENRLTGPIAGHVGDGNFHCLMVVDPSDPEEQREVHLFTERLARRALAMDGTCTGEHGVGLGKRALLCEEMGPMAVQVMQRLKDTLDPKNLMNPGKVLQPREL, via the exons ATGTTGCTTGGCTTGACACCGAGTCGGCGGTTGCTGTCTCACCGACGTTACCTCCTGCAGTGTCGCAGCATTACATCAGAAAGCACCGCCAGA GCTTCATTGGACAGCGTGCTCTCGACATTCAGGTCTATATGTGGAGAAGACGGCGTCTCATTGGGTGAAGCTGTCAGACAGCAACATGGCAAAGATGAGTCTGTACACAG ATGTTGTCCCCCAGATGTGGTGGTGTTTCCTCGTTGTGTGGAGGAGGTCAGCGCCCTGGCCAAGGTCTGCAACAACCACCGCCTTCCCATCATCCCCTTTGGCACTGGAACCGGCCTGGAGGGAGGGGTCAGCGCAGTCtcg GGTGGTGTGTGCTTCAGTCTGAGGAACATGGACCAGGTTCTGGACGTCCACCAGGAGGACTTTGACGTGACAGTGGAGCCTGGTGTGACTCGGAAGGCCCTCAACGCCTACCTGCGAGACACCGGCCTATGGTTTCCTGTTG ATCCCGGGGCCGATGCGTCTCTGTGTGGCATGGCTGCCACGAGTGCGTCTGGTACCAATGCAGTGCGATATGGAACTATGAGGGAAAACGTGCTGAACCTGGAGGTCGTGCTGGCTGACGGGAACATCATACACACGGCCGGGAAGGGCCGACGTCCCAG GAAGACATCTGCAGGATACAACCTCACCAACCTGTTTGTGGGGTCAGAGGGCACTCTGGGGATCATCACCAAGACTACGTTACGCCTGTACGGCATCCCAGAGGCCGTGGTGTCAGCCGTCTGCTCTTTCCCCTCTGTGCAGGCTGCCGTAGACAGCACCGTGCAGATCCTACAAGCAGGAGTACCCATCGCTCGCATCG AGTTTCTGGATGATGTGATGATTGATGCGTGCAACAGGTTCAGCTCTCTGTCCTACCCCGTGACCCCGACTCTGTTCCTGGAGTTCCACGGCTCCGAGCAAAGCCTCGAGGAACAGGTCCTTATAGCCG AGGACATCACTCAGAGTAATGGTGGTTCCGATTTTCAGTGGGCTCGAGATGCAGAAACTCGGGGCCGGTTATGGAAAGCTCGCCATGACGCCTGGTACGCTGCTCTGGCTCTCAGACCTGGCTGCAAG gCTTATTCTACAGATGTGTGCGTCCCTCTGTCTCGACTGCCTCAGATCATAGTGGAGACAAAGGAGGACCTGATTGAGAACAGACTCACAG GTCCCATAGCGGGTCATGTGGGTGATGGTAACTTTCACTGTCTGATGGTGGTGGACCCCAGTGACCCAGAGGAGCAGCGCGAGGTCCACCTCTTCACAGAGAGACTGGCCAG GCGAGCACTGGCCATGGACGGAACATGTACGGGGGAGCACGGAGTGGGCTTAGGGAAGAGAGCGCTGCTGTGTGAAGAGATGGGACCCATGGCGGTCCAGGTCATGCAGCGTCTCAAGGACACGCTGGACCCAAAGAACCTGATGAATCCTGGGAAGGTTCTGCAGCCGAGAGAGCTGTAG
- the LOC116694564 gene encoding probable D-lactate dehydrogenase, mitochondrial isoform X2 → MLLGLTPSRRLLSHRRYLLQCRSITSESTARASLDSVLSTFRSICGEDGVSLGEAVRQQHGKDESVHRCCPPDVVVFPRCVEEVSALAKVCNNHRLPIIPFGTGTGLEGGVSAVSGGVCFSLRNMDQVLDVHQEDFDVTVEPGVTRKALNAYLRDTGLWFPVDPGADASLCGMAATSASGTNAVRYGTMRENVLNLEVVLADGNIIHTAGKGRRPRKTSAGYNLTNLFVGSEGTLGIITKTTLRLYGIPEAVVSAVCSFPSVQAAVDSTVQILQAGVPIARIEDITQSNGGSDFQWARDAETRGRLWKARHDAWYAALALRPGCKAYSTDVCVPLSRLPQIIVETKEDLIENRLTGPIAGHVGDGNFHCLMVVDPSDPEEQREVHLFTERLARRALAMDGTCTGEHGVGLGKRALLCEEMGPMAVQVMQRLKDTLDPKNLMNPGKVLQPREL, encoded by the exons ATGTTGCTTGGCTTGACACCGAGTCGGCGGTTGCTGTCTCACCGACGTTACCTCCTGCAGTGTCGCAGCATTACATCAGAAAGCACCGCCAGA GCTTCATTGGACAGCGTGCTCTCGACATTCAGGTCTATATGTGGAGAAGACGGCGTCTCATTGGGTGAAGCTGTCAGACAGCAACATGGCAAAGATGAGTCTGTACACAG ATGTTGTCCCCCAGATGTGGTGGTGTTTCCTCGTTGTGTGGAGGAGGTCAGCGCCCTGGCCAAGGTCTGCAACAACCACCGCCTTCCCATCATCCCCTTTGGCACTGGAACCGGCCTGGAGGGAGGGGTCAGCGCAGTCtcg GGTGGTGTGTGCTTCAGTCTGAGGAACATGGACCAGGTTCTGGACGTCCACCAGGAGGACTTTGACGTGACAGTGGAGCCTGGTGTGACTCGGAAGGCCCTCAACGCCTACCTGCGAGACACCGGCCTATGGTTTCCTGTTG ATCCCGGGGCCGATGCGTCTCTGTGTGGCATGGCTGCCACGAGTGCGTCTGGTACCAATGCAGTGCGATATGGAACTATGAGGGAAAACGTGCTGAACCTGGAGGTCGTGCTGGCTGACGGGAACATCATACACACGGCCGGGAAGGGCCGACGTCCCAG GAAGACATCTGCAGGATACAACCTCACCAACCTGTTTGTGGGGTCAGAGGGCACTCTGGGGATCATCACCAAGACTACGTTACGCCTGTACGGCATCCCAGAGGCCGTGGTGTCAGCCGTCTGCTCTTTCCCCTCTGTGCAGGCTGCCGTAGACAGCACCGTGCAGATCCTACAAGCAGGAGTACCCATCGCTCGCATCG AGGACATCACTCAGAGTAATGGTGGTTCCGATTTTCAGTGGGCTCGAGATGCAGAAACTCGGGGCCGGTTATGGAAAGCTCGCCATGACGCCTGGTACGCTGCTCTGGCTCTCAGACCTGGCTGCAAG gCTTATTCTACAGATGTGTGCGTCCCTCTGTCTCGACTGCCTCAGATCATAGTGGAGACAAAGGAGGACCTGATTGAGAACAGACTCACAG GTCCCATAGCGGGTCATGTGGGTGATGGTAACTTTCACTGTCTGATGGTGGTGGACCCCAGTGACCCAGAGGAGCAGCGCGAGGTCCACCTCTTCACAGAGAGACTGGCCAG GCGAGCACTGGCCATGGACGGAACATGTACGGGGGAGCACGGAGTGGGCTTAGGGAAGAGAGCGCTGCTGTGTGAAGAGATGGGACCCATGGCGGTCCAGGTCATGCAGCGTCTCAAGGACACGCTGGACCCAAAGAACCTGATGAATCCTGGGAAGGTTCTGCAGCCGAGAGAGCTGTAG